A section of the Pseudomonas tritici genome encodes:
- a CDS encoding ABC transporter permease, protein MAVFYWTLRALLSHWRRHPVQFFSVLTGLWLATALLIGVQALNSQARDSYARASQLIGGEPQASLSAPDEAAFPQAVFAQLRRAGWPVSPVVQGRVQLKGLEDVRLQLMGIDPVSLPGSGAVAGQRLSQAQMLAFFEPPGRTWIAPQTLQVLGLHEGQQPTTLSGHTLPPLQAQPDMAPGVLLTDIGFAQPVLELPERLSRLLVDKAFAAGHPTPPAGLQLKQGEDNNLTRLTDSFHLNLDALGFLSFVVGLFIVHAAIGLALEQRRGLLRTLRACGVSVRMLIVSLSVELGVLSLLGGVLGVASGYLLASLLLPDVAASLRGLYGAEVAGQLSLSPWWWGAGLGLSLFGALLAGASSLWRAARLPLLALANAQAWHEAHGRWLRRQGWVASAALLIAVLALWLGNSLAAGFVLMAALLLGAALGLPVVLNGLLKAVLGRSRSVLGQWFLADCRQQLPALSLALMALLLALAANIGAGSMTSGFRHTFNNWLEQRLTAELYLNPQNPAQAQQLSHWLAQQPLVKTVLPTWQVAVQLQGWPADLFGVVDDPTYRQHWPLLEATNEPWDQLQQGDTLMLSEQLARRLGVQLGDSVSIPTPHGVWAPKLVGIYADYGNPKGHVLVNAQHLLAHWPTLSPARFNLRVSPSDVAPLVREVQRAFALEDSRIVDQQQLKGWSSQVFERTFAATAALNSLTLGVAGVALFISLLTQSQSRLGQLAPLWALGVTRRQLMLLNLGQTWLLAVLTLVLALPLGLLLAWCLDAVINVQAFGWRLPLQVFPWQLAQLLGLAMLATLLASAWPLWQLYRSRPADLLRTFANED, encoded by the coding sequence ATGGCGGTGTTTTATTGGACATTACGCGCGCTGCTCAGCCACTGGCGGCGGCATCCCGTGCAGTTCTTCAGCGTGCTCACCGGCCTGTGGCTGGCCACCGCGCTGTTGATTGGCGTGCAAGCGCTCAACAGCCAGGCGCGCGACAGCTACGCCCGCGCCAGCCAATTGATCGGGGGTGAGCCGCAGGCCAGCCTCAGTGCGCCGGACGAGGCCGCTTTCCCACAGGCGGTGTTTGCCCAACTGCGTCGTGCCGGTTGGCCGGTGTCGCCGGTGGTGCAGGGGCGCGTGCAGCTCAAGGGGCTGGAGGATGTTCGCTTGCAGTTGATGGGCATCGACCCGGTGTCGTTGCCCGGCAGTGGCGCGGTGGCGGGTCAGCGCTTGAGCCAGGCGCAGATGCTGGCGTTTTTCGAACCGCCGGGGCGCACGTGGATCGCGCCGCAGACCTTGCAGGTCCTGGGGCTGCACGAAGGCCAGCAGCCGACTACCCTGAGCGGCCATACACTGCCGCCGCTGCAAGCCCAACCGGATATGGCGCCCGGCGTGTTGCTCACCGATATTGGTTTTGCCCAACCTGTGCTGGAGCTGCCCGAGCGCCTGTCGCGCCTGCTGGTGGACAAGGCTTTTGCCGCCGGCCACCCCACGCCGCCCGCCGGATTGCAACTCAAGCAGGGCGAGGACAACAACCTCACGCGCCTCACCGATAGCTTTCACCTGAACCTCGATGCGCTGGGCTTCCTGTCGTTTGTGGTGGGGCTGTTTATTGTGCACGCCGCCATCGGCCTGGCCCTGGAGCAGCGGCGCGGGCTGTTGCGCACCTTGCGTGCCTGCGGGGTCAGCGTGCGGATGTTGATCGTCAGCCTGAGTGTCGAACTGGGCGTGTTGTCATTGTTGGGTGGCGTGCTTGGCGTGGCGAGCGGCTACCTGTTGGCCAGTCTGTTGCTGCCGGATGTGGCGGCCAGCCTGCGTGGCTTGTATGGCGCCGAGGTGGCGGGGCAGTTAAGCCTGAGCCCGTGGTGGTGGGGCGCGGGATTGGGCTTGAGCTTGTTCGGCGCGTTGCTCGCTGGCGCCAGCAGCTTATGGCGGGCGGCGCGCTTGCCCTTGCTGGCGCTGGCCAACGCCCAGGCCTGGCATGAGGCGCATGGACGCTGGTTGCGCCGTCAAGGTTGGGTGGCCAGTGCTGCGCTGCTGATCGCGGTGCTGGCGCTGTGGTTGGGCAATAGCCTGGCCGCCGGCTTTGTGCTGATGGCCGCCTTGTTGCTTGGCGCTGCCCTCGGTTTGCCGGTGGTGCTCAATGGCCTGCTCAAAGCCGTGTTGGGGCGCAGCCGTTCGGTGCTCGGCCAATGGTTTCTGGCGGACTGCCGCCAGCAGTTGCCGGCGTTGAGCCTTGCGCTGATGGCTTTGCTATTGGCCCTGGCCGCGAATATTGGCGCGGGTTCCATGACCTCGGGTTTTCGTCACACATTCAATAACTGGCTGGAGCAGCGTCTCACCGCCGAGCTGTACCTCAACCCGCAAAACCCGGCGCAGGCGCAGCAGCTCAGTCATTGGCTGGCGCAACAACCGTTGGTAAAAACGGTGCTGCCCACCTGGCAGGTCGCGGTGCAATTGCAGGGCTGGCCAGCGGACCTGTTTGGCGTGGTCGACGACCCGACCTATCGCCAGCACTGGCCGTTGCTTGAGGCGACGAATGAACCGTGGGACCAGTTGCAGCAAGGCGACACCTTGATGCTCAGCGAGCAACTCGCGCGCAGGCTCGGTGTGCAGCTCGGTGATAGCGTGAGCATCCCCACGCCACACGGCGTGTGGGCGCCCAAACTGGTGGGGATCTACGCCGATTACGGCAACCCCAAGGGCCACGTGCTGGTCAATGCCCAGCACCTGTTGGCCCACTGGCCGACGCTGTCACCGGCGCGTTTCAACCTGCGGGTTTCACCGTCGGACGTGGCGCCGCTGGTGCGTGAGGTGCAACGCGCCTTTGCCCTGGAAGACAGTCGCATCGTCGACCAACAGCAACTCAAGGGCTGGTCGAGCCAAGTGTTCGAACGTACGTTCGCCGCCACTGCCGCGTTGAACAGCCTGACGTTGGGTGTGGCCGGTGTCGCGCTGTTTATCAGCCTGTTGACCCAGAGCCAGAGCCGCCTTGGCCAACTTGCACCGCTGTGGGCATTGGGTGTCACGCGCCGGCAATTGATGCTGCTCAACTTGGGCCAGACTTGGCTGTTGGCGGTACTCACGCTGGTGCTGGCGTTGCCGCTTGGCCTGCTGTTGGCCTGGTGCCTGGACGCCGTGATCAATGTGCAGGCCTTTGGTTGGCGCCTGCCGTTGCAGGTGTTCCCGTGGCAGCTCGCTCAATTGCTCGGGTTGGCGATGCTCGCGACCTTGCTGGCCTCGGCCTGGCCGTTGTGGCAGTTATACCGCAGCCGTCCTGCGGATTTGTTGAGGACGTTTGCCAATGAAGATTAA
- a CDS encoding ABC transporter ATP-binding protein: protein MLQVQGVFKSYATPQGSLAVLAGVDLLLAERSSLALMGESGSGKSTLLHLVAGLDRVDGGSIQVGEQHLDQLSEAQLAHWRRTQIGLVFQQFNLIGSLRVEDNLAFQARLAGRFDPQWQAQLVERLGLGDLLKRYPEQLSGGQQQRVAVGRALASRPGLLLADEPTGNLDEATSDEVLQLLLDLLRDSPTSLLMVTHSPRIAARLDRQVVLHRGRVVPAGAA, encoded by the coding sequence ATGTTGCAGGTGCAAGGAGTGTTTAAAAGCTATGCCACCCCCCAGGGTTCGTTAGCGGTGTTGGCCGGCGTCGATCTGCTCCTGGCCGAGCGCAGCAGCCTGGCGTTGATGGGCGAATCGGGCAGCGGCAAGAGCACCCTGTTACACCTGGTGGCCGGGCTGGATCGGGTGGATGGCGGCAGTATCCAGGTGGGTGAGCAGCACCTCGATCAGCTCAGCGAGGCGCAACTGGCGCATTGGCGGCGTACGCAAATCGGCCTGGTATTCCAGCAGTTCAACCTGATCGGCAGCTTGCGGGTCGAGGACAACCTGGCGTTCCAGGCGCGGCTGGCGGGGCGGTTTGACCCCCAGTGGCAGGCGCAACTGGTGGAACGCCTGGGCCTGGGTGATCTGCTCAAGCGCTACCCGGAACAACTCTCCGGTGGTCAGCAGCAACGGGTCGCGGTGGGGCGGGCTTTGGCGTCACGACCGGGCCTGTTGTTGGCCGATGAACCCACCGGCAACCTTGACGAAGCCACCAGCGATGAAGTCCTGCAACTGCTGCTCGATTTGCTGCGCGACAGCCCCACCAGCCTGTTGATGGTCACCCACAGCCCGCGCATTGCCGCACGGCTGGACCGGCAGGTGGTGCTGCACCGCGGCCGTGTCGTACCGGCAGGCGCTGCTTGA
- a CDS encoding histidine phosphatase family protein, which produces MVNEVVDLTLTKPRSRRALSKRLRPLWLGLFVVGLLVAGNLLWHASPRDLGVSDRLLTSHVLPLWRDGDLIVLVRHEERCDRSANPCLGPVEGLTINGSQQAETLGNAFKTLGMEGSDVLASPAIRTAQTLRFMFGKNEVTSGQQAVCGAAMGEELLSHKTPGRNLVFVTHSGCIADFEATLGFPHATFPQYGSALFVQVLPHGKFKTLGIVNNPDWPAALKQLY; this is translated from the coding sequence ATGGTGAATGAAGTGGTTGACCTTACCCTGACCAAACCGCGCTCGCGCCGAGCCTTGAGCAAGCGCCTGCGACCGCTATGGTTGGGGCTATTCGTGGTCGGCCTGCTGGTCGCCGGCAACCTGCTCTGGCACGCCTCGCCACGCGACCTGGGCGTCAGTGATCGCCTGCTGACTTCCCACGTGCTGCCCCTCTGGCGCGACGGTGACCTGATCGTACTGGTGCGCCACGAAGAGCGCTGCGACCGCTCGGCCAACCCTTGCCTGGGCCCCGTGGAAGGCTTGACGATCAACGGTAGCCAGCAGGCGGAAACCCTGGGCAACGCCTTTAAAACACTGGGCATGGAGGGCAGCGACGTACTGGCCAGCCCCGCGATCCGCACGGCTCAGACGCTGCGCTTCATGTTTGGCAAAAACGAAGTGACCTCCGGCCAGCAAGCCGTCTGCGGCGCGGCCATGGGTGAAGAGCTGCTCAGCCACAAAACCCCGGGACGCAACTTGGTTTTCGTCACCCACAGCGGCTGCATTGCCGACTTCGAAGCCACCCTCGGCTTTCCCCACGCCACGTTCCCCCAGTACGGCAGTGCGCTGTTCGTACAGGTATTGCCCCACGGCAAATTCAAGACCTTGGGCATCGTCAACAATCCCGACTGGCCCGCCGCTCTTAAACAACTCTATTAA
- the arnT gene encoding lipid IV(A) 4-amino-4-deoxy-L-arabinosyltransferase gives MNRLKPLPVVLLAFVAFYLLPLGLHGLWTPDETRYAQISQEMLQSGNWLAPHFMGIRYFEKPAGGYWLIALGQAVFGQNLFGVRIASAVTSGLSVLLAYLIARRLWNDPRKSFACALLYLSFGLVAGQAGYSNLDPQFTLWVNLSLVALWFALESATTRARLCAWGVLGLACGLGFLTKGFLAWALPVLIAVPYMLWQRRLGELLRYGPLAMAVAVLVCLPWALAIHLQEPDFWRFFFWNEHIRRFSADNAQHVRPWWFFLPIIAVSCLPWAGLLPATLRKTWQEKRQPAITFLALWLLLPLGFFSLSNGKLPTYIMPCLLPLALLMGHTLVDLIRTGRARTICLNGLLNFVIGMVAMIGLIYLQIARPLYSNSHAEMFSLSLAFIVLLVWILANLLQAFRPLTLWAMPVLGIGLLVTLLPASMPAWIADNEMPDQFVLEHLEELQQTNALLSNELSNASALAWRLKRPEVALYDTEGELRYGLQYAGSVHRKVELEEVQTWLKDARQHGSVGVLMRVNSTSEMREAGQLPPGGKRYYKGCLELIIYPKSA, from the coding sequence ATGAATCGATTAAAACCCCTGCCGGTAGTGTTGCTGGCGTTTGTCGCGTTTTACCTGTTGCCCCTGGGCCTGCACGGCTTGTGGACCCCGGACGAAACCCGTTACGCCCAGATCAGCCAGGAGATGCTGCAAAGCGGCAACTGGTTGGCGCCGCACTTCATGGGTATCCGCTATTTCGAAAAACCCGCCGGCGGCTACTGGTTGATCGCCCTGGGCCAGGCAGTGTTTGGCCAAAACCTGTTCGGTGTGCGCATCGCCTCAGCCGTGACCAGCGGCCTGAGCGTGCTGCTTGCCTACCTGATTGCCCGCCGTCTGTGGAATGATCCGCGCAAAAGTTTCGCCTGCGCCCTGCTCTACCTGAGTTTCGGGCTGGTGGCCGGGCAAGCGGGCTACTCCAACCTCGATCCGCAATTCACCTTGTGGGTCAACCTGAGCCTGGTCGCCCTGTGGTTTGCACTTGAAAGCGCCACGACGCGTGCTCGCCTATGCGCCTGGGGCGTGCTGGGCCTGGCCTGCGGCCTGGGTTTCCTGACCAAAGGCTTCCTGGCCTGGGCCCTGCCGGTGTTGATTGCCGTGCCCTACATGCTCTGGCAACGCCGGCTGGGCGAGTTGCTGCGCTATGGCCCGCTGGCCATGGCGGTTGCGGTGTTGGTGTGCCTGCCGTGGGCGCTGGCGATCCACCTTCAGGAACCCGACTTCTGGCGCTTCTTTTTCTGGAATGAACACATCCGCCGCTTCAGCGCCGACAACGCGCAACACGTGCGCCCGTGGTGGTTCTTTCTGCCGATCATCGCGGTGTCTTGCCTGCCGTGGGCAGGTCTGCTGCCCGCCACCCTGCGCAAGACCTGGCAGGAAAAGCGCCAGCCGGCGATCACCTTCCTGGCCCTGTGGTTGCTGCTGCCGCTGGGCTTCTTCAGCCTGAGCAACGGCAAGCTGCCGACTTATATCATGCCGTGCCTGCTGCCCCTGGCATTGCTGATGGGGCATACCCTGGTCGACCTGATCCGCACCGGCCGCGCCCGCACAATCTGCCTCAATGGCCTGCTCAACTTCGTGATCGGCATGGTCGCCATGATCGGCTTGATCTATCTGCAGATCGCTCGGCCGCTGTACAGCAACAGCCACGCCGAGATGTTCAGCCTGTCCCTGGCTTTTATCGTGTTACTGGTGTGGATCCTCGCCAACTTGTTGCAAGCGTTTCGCCCGCTGACGTTGTGGGCAATGCCGGTGCTGGGCATCGGCCTGCTGGTGACCCTGCTGCCAGCGAGCATGCCGGCGTGGATCGCAGATAACGAAATGCCCGACCAGTTCGTGCTCGAACACCTTGAAGAACTGCAGCAGACCAACGCGCTGTTGAGCAATGAACTGAGCAATGCCAGCGCCCTGGCCTGGCGCCTGAAACGCCCGGAAGTGGCGCTGTATGACACCGAAGGCGAACTGCGCTACGGCTTGCAATACGCGGGGTCGGTACATCGCAAAGTCGAATTGGAGGAGGTACAAACCTGGCTCAAGGACGCGCGCCAGCACGGCTCGGTAGGCGTGCTGATGCGGGTCAACAGCACCAGTGAAATGCGCGAAGCGGGGCAACTGCCGCCTGGGGGCAAACGCTACTACAAGGGTTGCCTGGAACTGATCATCTACCCGAAATCGGCCTGA
- a CDS encoding AAA family ATPase, with translation MKRLIVNALDVRYASHILLQHATLTIEAGSISGLLGPNGSGKTTFFDVICGLKKIAGGEINNSFSKLLYLSQIINTPPVFRMFDIFKMTMLFCSETQVTQQHALERIGKWSPGIAERYCDIWNKKSSLCSYGEKRWFFTLSLLCANADLVILDEPTAGVDPEFRYHIWRCLEGAAAEGVAVLVSSHNVDEIVTHCDDFYMLSQRRFNRFTDAQSFMSTYGGNSLDEAFTHAASLPKG, from the coding sequence ATGAAACGGCTTATCGTAAACGCTCTTGACGTCAGGTATGCCTCTCACATTTTGTTGCAGCATGCGACTCTGACAATTGAGGCGGGTTCAATTTCAGGGTTGTTAGGACCCAATGGCTCCGGAAAAACCACGTTTTTCGATGTGATTTGTGGCCTGAAGAAGATAGCGGGCGGTGAGATAAACAACTCTTTTTCCAAACTGCTTTATCTGTCGCAAATCATCAACACACCCCCTGTGTTTCGCATGTTCGACATCTTCAAAATGACCATGCTCTTTTGCTCTGAAACACAGGTCACTCAACAACACGCTTTGGAGAGGATCGGAAAGTGGAGCCCCGGCATTGCAGAAAGGTATTGCGACATTTGGAACAAAAAATCCTCCCTCTGTAGCTACGGAGAAAAGCGTTGGTTTTTCACTTTGTCATTGCTCTGCGCCAACGCGGACCTGGTGATACTGGACGAACCCACGGCGGGTGTAGACCCTGAGTTTCGTTATCACATTTGGCGATGCCTGGAGGGGGCGGCGGCGGAAGGTGTCGCGGTGTTGGTTTCATCGCACAACGTCGATGAGATCGTCACGCATTGCGATGACTTTTACATGCTTAGCCAGCGGCGATTCAACCGTTTCACTGACGCGCAAAGCTTCATGAGCACGTACGGTGGTAACAGCCTGGATGAGGCATTTACCCATGCCGCCAGCCTGCCAAAGGGATAG
- a CDS encoding ATP-binding cassette domain-containing protein, whose amino-acid sequence MSNPVAPEPLVRLLGLCKRFGAQWALDQINLDIYPGEGVALLGAAGAGKSTLVNILSGILAPDAGELWVDGQRQRFTSPLSARRVGIVAVHQQPDDAIAPGLSVAENLLLDELGQPDVDFLLNRKSLLQRAEAIAAGLGLDLPLQYPVERLGQADRQLLVLARAFALQPRLLILDEPTAALPEPDTERLLGLIDSQRAQGVAILYISQRLSDLQRVTNRAIVLQEGRLTSDLNTRHLPSAAYTLFGDVAEHSAITPDKALPVPFLERFTRAGFIRNRAEGRAVQAQVRGLPVHKTSSLLNDEAESS is encoded by the coding sequence ATGAGCAACCCCGTTGCCCCCGAGCCGCTGGTCCGCCTGCTTGGCCTGTGCAAGCGCTTTGGCGCCCAATGGGCACTGGATCAGATCAACCTGGATATCTACCCGGGGGAGGGCGTGGCGCTGCTCGGCGCTGCGGGGGCGGGAAAATCTACCCTGGTCAACATCCTCAGCGGCATCCTGGCGCCGGATGCTGGCGAACTGTGGGTGGATGGGCAACGCCAACGCTTTACCTCGCCCTTGTCGGCACGCCGAGTCGGCATTGTGGCCGTGCACCAACAGCCCGACGACGCCATCGCCCCTGGCCTGAGCGTGGCTGAGAACCTGTTGCTCGATGAGTTGGGGCAGCCTGACGTGGATTTTCTGCTCAACCGCAAGAGCCTGTTACAACGCGCCGAAGCCATCGCTGCCGGCCTGGGCCTGGACCTGCCGCTGCAATACCCGGTCGAACGCCTCGGCCAGGCGGATCGCCAACTGCTGGTACTGGCCCGCGCTTTTGCCCTGCAACCCAGGCTCCTGATCCTCGACGAACCCACCGCGGCCTTGCCGGAACCCGACACCGAACGCCTGCTTGGCCTGATCGACAGCCAGCGCGCACAAGGCGTGGCCATCCTCTACATATCCCAGCGCCTGTCCGACCTGCAACGGGTCACCAACCGCGCGATCGTATTGCAGGAAGGGCGGCTGACCAGCGACCTCAACACCCGGCACTTGCCGAGTGCGGCTTACACCTTGTTTGGGGATGTGGCCGAGCATTCTGCGATAACCCCTGACAAAGCGTTGCCGGTGCCGTTTCTGGAACGGTTCACTCGGGCTGGGTTTATTCGCAATCGGGCCGAGGGGCGGGCCGTGCAGGCGCAGGTGAGGGGATTGCCAGTCCACAAGACTAGCTCGCTACTAAACGACGAAGCGGAGTCAAGTTAG